The following proteins are encoded in a genomic region of Oncorhynchus kisutch isolate 150728-3 linkage group LG6, Okis_V2, whole genome shotgun sequence:
- the prr36b gene encoding mucin-5AC isoform X1, with translation MKPDGVATAAMEPMEALDADPVNEPVVMGEEPNQAAPAPQTEGVGQQGEMGQGEPQPEPAQVAPTKTGNSKAAADPKAKTKAPAAKTKPGTTTTIKTTAGPGSRPNTAQSRLTNGVSKPHANGVAKKTTTGAPEKTTPKRPVGTAVAPTTKTIAKVGEKKPAGTTRPASAPAATNGVKATTGTAAKKTPAAPTNGVKATTTAAKKPTAPRPVSAATTKPSTAAAPKPDRPPVSKTTRPATGAPGSRPASAAARPATASTAKISTSTAKPGTPTAKTTSTTPRPASANAVSTTPSAGRTPTSQPSKTPIKKDVTKSATKKPAAAPLTRTSPAKTTKPETPKSASASKPDSTPKKPAASSKAADTKKTPSKPTPSKDVSAGPKTPSTKPTPSKDVSAGPKTPSTKPAGKASTPKKTVGSNTPMAVKRGPKPTTAAEPATETGETQDAAVAAAIAAASSAAVVSMATSEEAVVAAVPEEKETVPPQASQPKEAPEAFISQLSAQLDLVHLEEPADTVSPLGTTVMSPPCSPIGPMSPVREPQNASALLDMHVQPEPRSQSQSAMAPQSPVQEEVIFQPDSWAQNQSAMSPQSPVQEEVKVQPDSWAQNQSAMSPQSPVQEEVKVQPDSWAQNQSAMSPQSSVQEEVKVQPDSWAQNQSAMSPQSPVQEEVKVQPDSWAQNQSAMSPQSPVQEEVKVQPDSWAQNQSAMSPQSPVQEEVKVQPDEQQEDLLMPSSSTPPAFSMISQPMDEFTSGVLVSPSQDQEEAVEKADEEINEDDDNDDNEEEERMVGKPTSLFDKSSSQPSEEAKPAGFSGATSWHEDDLLSGMDSEDVSSMSSRLQESSEISSTQHTGLLQGTQKSDALVDSSLKGSEGEGAFMCSPDVETLANEEEDEEEDRKVCKPTSLFDMSSSQPSEEAKPAGFGGATSWHEDDLLSGMDSEDVSSMSSRLQESSEISSAQHTGLLQGTQSSDALVDSSLKGSEGEGTFMCSLDVETLAIEEEEDEDEDRKVCKPTSLFDMSSSQPSEEAKPAGFIGATSWHGDDLLSGMDSEDVSSMSSRLQGSSEMSSTQHTGLLQGTQSSDALVDSSLKGSEGEGAFMCSPDVETLAIEEERVDVDDMDLSSERAVDHRKVCQQEDEEEDDDEDVEMPSEGVTESGLESCGNADEDDYTEEDRLDNLSRSPIPPSSAWGQTNPFTDPWAQPHLSSPHTASSPLSDHGADGPETPTQSSAQAWLDLSAPSLMLQSEQPSEPHSAPEEMESSAPAEASAPPGPHAVGMSQSSTLSGTALAVHSSSETSTPEELRDYDSSSGVESRSDKQQTPVPSNVQPDLEQDLGIHLERGDEEEEAETLPADEVLGAGPPTAPASAPSSPSTSGDEASDTEGEMQINDPDVPVTMDDGAEFDSPPSACILPALEEEVVEVPAGEGEEDGGGGTPQSANSVASYGFDCTMSNSNAHSTAESCGKSPGIFSLENEDQLPEEAKDPSLIKELTLPAAAAQSEELLGGPVDLLPLGQPGDQHHYMLGGKVDADDLEANTLEDTLRLGPQHAGEASEGQPPYYSAICDKTDSFLAGNV, from the exons ATGAAACCGGATGGGGTTGCCACGGCAGCGATGGAGCCAATGGAAGCACTGGACGCCGATCCGGTAAACGAGCCAGTTGTGATGGGAGAGGAGCCTAACCAGGCTGCGCCGGCACCTCAGACGGAGGGAGTTGGCCAGCAGGGAGAGATGGGGCAGGGCGAGCCTCAACCAGAGCCAGCCCAGGTGGCCCCCACCAAGACGGGAAACAGCAAGGCTGCAGCAGACCCAAAAGCCAAGACCAAGGCCCCCGCTGCTAAGACAAAGCCTGGGACCACCACCACAATTAAGACCACGGCCGGACCAGGGTCTCGACCCAACACCGCCCAGAGCCGACTGACCAATGGGGTTTCCAAGCCACATGCCAACGGAGTGGCCAAGAAGACCACCACTGGAGCCCCAGAGAAGACCACGCCCAAGAGGCCCGTAGGCACAGCCGTTGCCCCTACCACTAAGACCATCGCCAAGGTTGGTGAGAAGAAGCCAGCGGGCACCACCCGCCCTGCCTCGGCTCCTGCTGCCACCAATGGGGTGAAGGCCACCACAGGAACAGCAGCAAAGAAGACACCTGCGGCGCCAACTAATGGTGTCAAAGCCACCACCACCGCTGCTAAGAAGCCCACAG CTCCCCGGCCTGTCTCTGCAGCTACCACCAAGCCCAGCACTGCCGCCGCTCCCAAGCCTGATAGGCCTCCTGTTTCCAAGACAACCAG GCCTGCCACTGGTGCTCCAGGATCTCGCCCTGCCTCTGCTGCAGCCAGGCCAGCCACAGCCAGCACAGCCAAGATCTCCACATCCACAGCCAAGCCTGGCACCCCCACGGCTAaaaccacctccaccactccCAGACCTGCCTCTGCCAACGCCGTCTCTACAACACCCTCAGCTGGACGGACCCCGACATCACAGCCCTCAAAAACTCCCATCAAGAAAG ATGTTACCAAATCAGCCACCAAGAAGCCTGCAGCGGCTCCTCTCACTCGTACCTCACCAGCCAAGACCACCAAACCTGAGACTCCCAAATCAGCCTCCGCATCCAAGCCAGACTCCACCCCCAAGAAGCCGGCTGCCAGCAGCAAGGCCGCCGACACCAAGAAGACGCCAAGCAAGCCTACGCCTTCAAAGGATGTCAGTGCTGGCCCCAAGACCCCTAGTACCAAGCCCACGCCTTCAAAGGATGTCAGTGCCGGCCCCAAGACCCCTAGTACCAAGCCAGCAGGGAAGGCTTCCACCCCTAAGAAGACTGTGGGCAGCAACACTCCCATGGCAGTAAAGCGTGGCCCCAAACCCACAACGGCGGCAGAGCCCGCGACTGAAACTGGTGAGACCCAGGACGCCGCTGTTGCTGCTGCCATAGCTGCAGCTTCCTCGGCTGCTGTAGTCTCCATGGCAACCTCGGAAGAAGCAGTGGTGGCTGCAGTCCCAGAGGAGAAGGAGACTGTGCCCCCTCAGGCCAGCCAGCCAAAGGAGGCCCCAGAGGCCTTTATCTCTCAGCTGTCAGCTCAGCTGGACCTGGTCCACCTGGAAGAGCCAGCAGACACAGTGTCTCCCCTGGGCACCACGGTCATGTCTCCTCCATGCTCCCCCATCGGGCCCATGTCCCCGGTCAGGGAGCCCCAGAATGCCTCTGCTCTGCTGGACATGCACGTCCAGCCAGAACCCAGGTCCCAGAGCCAGTCTGCCATGGCTCCACAGAGTCCAGTCCAGGAGGAGGTGATTTTCCAGCCAGACTCCTGGGCCCAGAACCAGTCTGCCATGTCTCCACAGAGCCCGGTCCAGGAGGAGGTGAAGGTCCAGCCAGACTCCTGGGCCCAGAACCAGTCTGCCATGTCTCCACAGAGCCCTGTCCAGGAGGAGGTGAAGGTCCAGCCAGACTCCTGGGCCCAGAACCAGTCTGCCATGTCTCCACAGAGCTCGGTCCAGGAGGAGGTGAAGGTCCAGCCAGACTCCTGGGCCCAGAACCAGTCTGCCATGTCTCCACAGAGCCCGGTCCAGGAGGAGGTGAAGGTCCAGCCAGACTCCTGGGCCCAGAACCAGTCTGCCATGTCTCCACAGAGCCCGGTCCAGGAGGAGGTGAAGGTCCAGCCAGACTCCTGGGCCCAGAACCAGTCTGCCATGTCTCCACAGAGCCCGGTCCAGGAGGAGGTGAAGGTCCAGCCAGATGAGCAGCAGGAGGACCTCCTCATGCCCTCCTCTTCAACCCCTCCTGCATTCAGCATGATATCTCAGCCCATGGATGAGTTCACCTCAGGGgtcctggtctctccctctcaggACCAGGAGGAGGCAGTGGAGAAGGCAGATGAGGAGATCAACGAAGATGATGACAATGATGACaatgaggaagaagagaggatggTGGGCAAGCCGACATCACTGTTTGACAAGAGTAGCTCTCAGCCCTCTGAGGAGGCAAAGCCTGCAGGCTTCAGTGGTGCCACCAGTTGGCATGAGGATGACCTCTTGTCAGGGATGGACTCTGAGGATGTGAGCAGTATGAGCAGCCGCCTGCAGGAGTCGTCAGAGATTAGCAGCACCCAGCACACAGGCCTGCTGCAGGGTACCCAGAAATCCGACGCCCTGGTAGACTCCAGCCTCAAGGGCTCCGAGGGAGAAGGGGCCTTCATGTGCTCCCCCGATGTGGAGACCCTGGCCAacgaggaggaagatgaggaagaggataGGAAAGTGTGCAAGCCGACATCACTATTTGACATGAGTAGCTCTCAGCCCTCTGAGGAGGCAAAGCCTGCAGGCTTTGGTGGTGCCACCAGTTGGCATGAGGATGACCTCTTGTCAGGGATGGACTCTGAGGATGTGAGCAGTATGAGCAGCCGCCTGCAGGAGTCGTCAGAGATTAGCAGCGCCCAGCACACAGGCCTGCTGCAGGGTACCCAGAGCTCCGACGCCCTGGTAGACTCCAGCCTCAAGGGCTCCGAAGGAGAAGGGACCTTCATGTGCTCCCTCGATGTGGAGACCCTGGCCatcgaggaggaggaagatgaagatGAGGATAGGAAAGTGTGCAAGCCTACATCACTATTTGACATGAGTAGCTCTCAGCCCTCTGAGGAGGCCAAGCCTGCAGGCTTCATTGGTGCCACCAGTTGGCATGGGGATGACCTCTTGTCAGGGATGGACTCTGAGGATGTGAGCAGTATGAGCAGCCGCCTGCAGGGGTCGTCAGAGATGAGCAGCACCCAGCACACAGGCCTGCTGCAGGGTACCCAGAGCTCCGACGCCCTGGTAGACTCCAGCCTCAAGGGCTCCGAGGGAGAAGGGGCCTTCATGTGCTCCCCCGATGTGGAGACCCTGGCCATCGAGGAGGAGCGAGTTGATGTTGATGATATGGACTTGAGCTCAGAGCGGGCAGTGGACCACCGGAAGGTGTGTCagcaggaggatgaggaggaggatgatgatgaagatgtggaGATGCCCAGCGAAGGGGTGACGGAGAGTGGACTGGAGAGCTGTGGGAACGCAGACGAGGACGACTACACAGAGGAGGACCGCTTGGATAACCTCAGCCGTTCACCCATCCCACCTTCCTCAGCCTGGGGTCAGACAAACCCCTTCACTGACCCCTGGGCCCaaccccacctctcctccccccacacCGCCTCCAGCCCCCTGTCTGACCACGGGGCTGACGGCCCTGAGACGCCCACCCAGTCCTCTGCCCAGGCCTGGTTGGACCTCAGTGCCCCCTCTCTGATGCTCCAGTCAGAGCAGCCCTCAGAgcctcattctgcccctgaggaGATGGAGAGCTCTGCCCCAGCGGAGGCCTCTGCTCCCCCAGGGCCCCATGCTGTGGGCATGTCTCAGTCCAGCACCCTGAGTGGCACGGCCCTGGCCGTCCACAGCAGCAGTGAAACCAGCACTCCCGAGGAGCTCCGTGACTATGACAGCAGCTCCGGGGTGGAGTCACGCTCTGACAAGCAGCAGACTCCCGTGCCATCCAATGTGCAGCCTGACCTGGAGCAGGACTTGGGCATCCATCTGGAGCGAggtgacgaggaggaggaggctgagaCGCTCCCTGCTGACGAGGTCCTGGGAGCAGGCCCTCCTACTGCCCCCGCCtctgccccctcctccccctccacttcGGGAGACGAGGCCAGCGACACGGAGGGTGAGATGCAGATCAACGACCCAGATGTCCCCGTCACCATGGATGACGGTGCTGAGTTCGACAGCCCACCGTCCGCCTGTATCCTGCCTGCCctggaagaggaggtggtggaggtgccggccggagaaggagaggaggacggggGTGGCGGCACGCCCCAATCTGCCAACTCAGTGGCGTCTTACGGCTTTGACTGCACCATGTCCAACTCCAACGCCCACTCCACTGCCGAGAGCTGCGGTAAGAGCCCCGGCATCTTCTCCCTGGAGAACGAGGACCAGTTGCCCGAGGAGGCCAAGGACCCCTCCCTCATCAAGGAGCTGACCCTGCCAGCAGCGGCCGCCCAGTCAGAGGAGCTGCTGGGAGGCCCTGTAGACCTGCTGCCCCTGGGCCAGCCTGGGGACCAGCACCACTACATGCTGGGGGGGAAGGTGGATGCTGACGACCTGGAGGCCAACACCCTGGAGGACACCCTCCGCCTGGGGCCCCAGCATGCCGGGGAGGCCAGCGAGGGCCAGCCACCCTACTACTCTGCTATATGCGATAAGACTGATAGCTTTCTGGCAGGTAACGTATAA